The Hymenobacter sp. 5317J-9 genome has a window encoding:
- a CDS encoding TolC family protein, which produces MLKKRIYQALGAAGLALAVGACKTPELVVKNETRNTPASYPTASAAATATADSANLARVQWKQFFTDPNLKSLIETALQNNQELNITLQEIEIAKNEVRARSGEYLPFVGLGARADVEKVGRYTLQGATEEQVDIKEDRRTPDPLTNFQLGAFATWEVDIWHKLRNAKKAAALRYLASVEGKNFMVTNLISEIANSYYELLALDNQLAIVKQNIGIQSNALELVRLQKESARTTELAVKRFEAQVQHTRSLQFKLQQSITETENKLNYLAGRYPQPVTRDDATFNDLQPSVITAGLPTQLLSNRPDIRQAEQQLAAAKLDVQVARANFYPSLSLAGGVGLAAFTPGLLVSTPQSMLYSLGADLAGPLFNRNGIKATYYSANATQTQAVYRYEKTVLNAYVEVSNQLSNISNLEKSYDAKAKEVAALNQSVDISNSLFRYARADYTEVLFTQRDALESKFDLIETKMQQLNATVNVYRALGGGWQ; this is translated from the coding sequence ATGCTTAAGAAACGAATTTATCAAGCCCTCGGCGCGGCCGGCCTGGCCCTCGCCGTGGGGGCCTGCAAGACCCCGGAGCTGGTGGTGAAGAACGAAACCCGCAACACGCCGGCCAGCTACCCCACGGCCTCGGCCGCTGCCACCGCCACCGCCGACAGCGCCAACCTGGCCCGCGTGCAGTGGAAACAGTTTTTCACCGACCCCAACCTGAAATCCCTGATTGAGACGGCCCTGCAAAACAACCAGGAGCTGAACATCACGCTGCAGGAAATCGAGATTGCCAAGAACGAAGTGCGTGCCCGCAGCGGCGAGTACCTGCCCTTCGTGGGCCTGGGGGCTCGCGCCGACGTGGAGAAAGTGGGCCGCTACACGTTGCAAGGCGCTACCGAGGAGCAGGTCGACATCAAGGAAGACCGCCGCACGCCTGACCCGCTCACTAACTTCCAGCTGGGCGCGTTTGCCACCTGGGAGGTCGACATCTGGCACAAACTGCGCAACGCCAAGAAGGCGGCCGCCCTGCGCTACCTGGCTTCGGTGGAAGGCAAAAACTTCATGGTGACCAACCTGATTTCGGAGATTGCCAACTCGTATTACGAGCTGCTGGCGCTGGACAATCAGCTGGCCATTGTGAAGCAGAACATCGGCATTCAGAGCAACGCGCTGGAGCTGGTGCGCCTGCAGAAGGAATCGGCCCGCACCACCGAGTTGGCCGTCAAGCGCTTCGAGGCCCAGGTGCAGCATACGCGCAGCCTGCAGTTCAAGCTGCAGCAAAGCATCACCGAAACCGAGAACAAGCTGAACTACCTGGCCGGCCGCTACCCGCAGCCGGTGACGCGCGACGACGCCACGTTCAACGACTTGCAGCCGTCCGTCATCACGGCTGGCCTGCCCACCCAGCTGCTCAGCAACCGCCCCGACATCCGGCAGGCCGAGCAGCAGCTGGCAGCCGCCAAGCTGGACGTGCAGGTGGCCCGGGCCAACTTCTATCCCTCGCTGAGCCTGGCCGGCGGCGTGGGCCTGGCGGCCTTCACGCCCGGCCTGCTGGTGAGCACGCCGCAGTCCATGCTCTATTCGCTGGGCGCCGATTTGGCCGGGCCGCTGTTCAACCGTAACGGCATCAAGGCCACCTACTACAGCGCCAACGCCACCCAAACCCAGGCCGTGTACCGCTACGAAAAGACGGTGCTGAATGCCTACGTGGAGGTAAGCAACCAGCTTTCCAACATCAGCAACCTGGAGAAAAGCTACGACGCTAAGGCCAAGGAAGTAGCGGCCCTGAACCAGTCGGTCGATATCTCGAACAGCCTCTTCCGCTACGCCCGCGCCGACTACACGGAAGTTCTCTTCACCCAGCGCGACGCGTTGGAGTCGAAGTTCGACCTCATCGAAACCAAGATGCAGCAGCTCAATGCGACGGTGAACGTGTACCGCGCGCTGGGTGGCGGCTGGCAATAG
- a CDS encoding 2'-5' RNA ligase family protein: MKTLYLLAVLPPEPVFSETWALKQEVHRLTGSRNAVRLPPHITLLPPLRQPDAFEARCTAALTAFAATQGPASVALRGFAWFGNRTLFVRVSEPGPIRALHAALMDWCAIHLPEVPPESRPFTPHLTLATRDLPPVQVPALQEQFAARSYAAGFVVSHLTLFRHDGQRWEPRVTFGLADTGTAKPLTG; encoded by the coding sequence ATGAAAACGCTGTACCTGCTGGCCGTGCTGCCGCCGGAGCCCGTCTTTTCCGAAACCTGGGCCCTGAAGCAGGAGGTGCATCGCCTCACGGGCAGTCGCAACGCCGTGCGGCTGCCACCCCACATCACGCTGCTGCCGCCCCTGCGCCAGCCCGATGCGTTTGAGGCCCGCTGCACGGCGGCGCTAACGGCTTTTGCGGCCACGCAGGGCCCGGCCAGCGTGGCCCTGCGTGGCTTTGCGTGGTTTGGTAACCGCACCCTGTTTGTGCGCGTAAGCGAGCCCGGCCCCATCCGGGCGCTGCACGCGGCCCTCATGGACTGGTGCGCCATTCACCTGCCCGAAGTGCCACCCGAGAGCCGGCCCTTCACGCCGCACCTCACGCTGGCCACCCGCGACCTGCCGCCCGTGCAGGTGCCCGCGCTGCAGGAACAGTTTGCGGCCCGTTCCTACGCCGCAGGGTTTGTGGTGAGCCACCTCACGCTGTTTCGTCACGACGGGCAACGCTGGGAGCCACGCGTCACCTTTGGCCTGGCCGATACCGGGACGGCCAAGCCGCTGACGGGCTGA
- a CDS encoding BamA/TamA family outer membrane protein, with the protein MLTYYRRSDAGPGAAPRGGHAGTSGSRLGAWAITTLALLCLSACSGLKYVPEGQKLYTGSKVTINSPEKITNESALQTELESVIRPKPNASFLGLRPKLYFWGLGQGKTKGLGHFLADKFGEAPVLLKDVKIAATSGLITNRLYNNGFFKGTVTNEVKTQEKTAQVNYTANTGRVYTIQEIHFPDRDTLVDKDIRATQAGSLLKVGDAYNLNTFTAERVRIDNALKNSGYFYFNPDYILFQVDSTLNNKINVYLRVKAKAPDKATKPYWLERIRLNTNYVLTDTTTRQPIMYKKYEYYPDEEIFKAKAITNATFLYPDSLYRRRRRDQTISRLMSLNTFKFVEIRLRPSAAGDSAGRARLDADVLMTQLKRKSLRADLQLVSKSNGFTGPGLTLSFRNRSALRGGEQLLVNAVASTETQSGNGNGALGLTSYEFGLNAQLVFPRLVVPDLPLLDMHLPNSDFQPRTTLGAGYRTVTRADYFREDFFNLNYGYTFKTKITNEQEIRPIDVTYVRLSNTTEAFNTLLDTRRYLRSAFEQQFILASSYRYTYNQQVLEQRRQQIYFSGQVEGSGNVASLIAQATGQSRNLPDQGYTVLGQQFSQYLKFDLELREYYRISQNPTSGNRIVARLQAGIGMPYGNSVVLPYPKQYGIGGPNSVRAFAARGIGPGTYRPQTTEQSLNQFYDQVGDIRLEGNVEYRQDLVPYVKGALFVDAGNIWLANADPERPGGEFKANSFLNQLAVGYGAGLRIDVQFFVIRFDYALPFKAPYGTPDNPAGRFNLAIGYPF; encoded by the coding sequence ATGCTTACTTACTACCGCCGTTCTGATGCCGGGCCTGGCGCAGCTCCCCGGGGCGGCCACGCGGGCACCTCGGGCAGCCGGCTTGGGGCCTGGGCAATCACGACGCTGGCGCTGCTGTGCCTGTCGGCCTGCTCGGGGCTGAAATACGTGCCTGAGGGCCAAAAGCTGTATACCGGCAGCAAGGTCACCATCAACTCGCCCGAGAAAATCACCAATGAGTCCGCGTTGCAGACGGAGCTGGAATCGGTTATCCGGCCCAAGCCCAATGCCTCGTTTCTGGGGCTGCGGCCGAAGCTGTATTTCTGGGGCCTGGGCCAAGGCAAAACCAAGGGCCTGGGCCATTTCCTGGCCGACAAGTTTGGGGAAGCACCGGTGCTGCTGAAGGATGTGAAGATTGCCGCCACCAGCGGCCTCATCACCAACCGGCTCTATAATAACGGCTTCTTCAAAGGCACGGTGACCAACGAGGTGAAAACCCAGGAAAAAACCGCGCAGGTGAACTACACGGCCAATACCGGCCGGGTATATACCATTCAGGAAATTCATTTTCCCGACCGCGACACGCTGGTGGATAAGGACATTCGGGCCACGCAGGCGGGCAGCCTGCTCAAAGTGGGCGATGCCTACAACCTGAACACCTTCACGGCCGAGCGGGTGCGCATCGACAACGCGCTGAAAAACTCGGGCTACTTCTACTTCAACCCCGACTACATCCTGTTTCAGGTCGACAGCACGCTGAACAACAAAATCAACGTGTACCTGCGGGTGAAGGCCAAGGCGCCGGACAAAGCCACCAAGCCCTACTGGCTCGAACGCATTCGCCTGAACACCAACTATGTGCTGACGGATACGACCACCCGGCAGCCCATTATGTACAAGAAGTACGAATACTACCCCGACGAGGAAATATTCAAGGCCAAAGCCATTACCAACGCCACTTTCCTGTACCCGGACAGCCTGTACCGCCGCCGCCGCCGCGACCAGACCATCAGCCGCCTGATGAGTTTGAATACGTTCAAGTTCGTGGAAATCCGGCTGCGGCCTTCGGCGGCCGGCGATTCGGCTGGCCGCGCCCGCCTCGACGCCGACGTGCTGATGACCCAGCTCAAGCGCAAAAGCCTGCGGGCCGACCTGCAGCTGGTGAGCAAGAGCAACGGCTTCACCGGCCCCGGCCTCACGTTGTCGTTTCGCAACCGCTCGGCCCTGCGCGGCGGCGAGCAGCTGCTGGTGAACGCCGTGGCCAGTACCGAAACCCAAAGCGGCAACGGCAACGGCGCCCTCGGCCTCACCAGCTACGAGTTTGGGCTGAACGCGCAGCTGGTGTTTCCGCGGCTGGTGGTGCCCGACTTGCCGCTGCTCGACATGCACCTGCCCAATTCCGATTTCCAGCCGCGCACCACCCTCGGGGCCGGCTACCGCACCGTGACGCGGGCCGACTATTTCCGCGAGGACTTCTTCAACCTGAACTACGGCTACACCTTCAAAACGAAGATTACCAACGAGCAGGAAATCCGGCCCATCGACGTCACCTACGTGCGCCTGAGCAACACCACCGAGGCATTCAACACCCTGCTGGACACGCGGCGCTACCTGCGCAGCGCTTTCGAGCAGCAGTTCATTCTGGCCAGTTCCTACCGCTACACCTACAACCAGCAGGTGCTGGAGCAGCGCCGCCAGCAGATTTATTTCAGCGGCCAGGTAGAGGGCAGCGGCAACGTGGCCAGCCTCATTGCCCAGGCCACGGGCCAGAGCCGCAACCTGCCCGACCAGGGCTACACCGTGCTGGGCCAGCAGTTCAGCCAGTACCTGAAGTTTGATTTGGAGCTGCGCGAGTACTACCGCATCAGCCAGAATCCCACCTCCGGCAACCGCATCGTGGCGCGCCTGCAGGCCGGCATCGGCATGCCCTACGGCAACTCCGTGGTGCTGCCCTATCCCAAGCAGTACGGCATTGGCGGCCCCAACAGCGTGCGGGCCTTCGCAGCGCGCGGCATTGGGCCCGGCACCTACCGCCCCCAAACCACCGAGCAGAGCCTCAACCAGTTCTACGACCAGGTGGGCGACATCCGCCTCGAAGGCAACGTGGAATACCGCCAGGACCTGGTGCCCTACGTCAAAGGCGCCCTGTTCGTAGATGCCGGCAACATCTGGCTGGCCAACGCCGACCCCGAGCGGCCCGGCGGCGAGTTCAAAGCCAATAGCTTCCTTAACCAGCTGGCCGTGGGCTACGGCGCGGGCCTGCGCATCGACGTGCAGTTTTTCGTCATCCGCTTCGACTACGCCCTGCCGTTTAAAGCCCCTTACGGCACGCCCGATAATCCCGCGGGCCGGTTCAACTTAGCCATTGGTTATCCCTTCTAA
- a CDS encoding translocation/assembly module TamB domain-containing protein — MSTFLRRALYGLLGLIALVLLLVIAVVVFLQFSAGQDFVAKRAESYLRGKLGTEVRIGKFRTDFRHVINLDGVYVEDQKRDTLLSVGHLGVDVDIWALLHSQVNVSNVELNDGRVRLTRTEPDSVNNYDFIIAAFTDPTAPVDTTASGLKYDIGKARLTNIYFTQNDQVTGSDIRARIGEFTANMDEVDVDNSIYKVDNAALRRSAISIVQTKTAPEVESPGPTEPLTLQFGLNRATLDSVRFVYKNDPAAQYISTTIGLADVTAKDIDLQRQRVNLGKLTLKNTTFAYAQNEQVPVEERVVNPAEAVRKLDEATDKAKAATGQAAASPGWRVNLDQSDISGLAVNFDNFNEPKQRTRVPAMDYNHLHFTDLVLNTRDLRYSENSTTGRVENLAGKEQSGFQIDKWRANVVYDSVQIRLDSLDLVTPHTRIRRTLAIGYESLAALGDTKNLPNLKIEGDLRDVRLGFRDILYLAPDLAGTPPFNTGPNQSVLLNGQIAGRVGDFTVRNLEFVGLRNTVLKARRGRIQGLPNTDARLYADLDIQDFHTTEADIRSLAPKGSIPSNISIPPSLALSGTFRGRPTTLAFDTNLKLRSTYGDLAFSGNVGAPQANGRQPLVGTFAVGGFDFGKLLKNPQIGRVTATGRINATGNLKDPGTLVGRVQSTVQSARYNGYTYRGVVATVDLDRNRYVINANSKNDPNLNLDLQAVVNLRDARNPTYEVTSLNLRGANLTALGFYTGGDLRVQGNLKANLRGSDLNSLNGTFSGQKIVIVRDNQPFALDSLNGRIVQMATRTTAVITSDIANVNLDGNVHLGDIATELQQHLDRYFDVPGVKYVPSAADRHFTYSLKLKDPKLATKLVPGLKKISPFTLAGEYSRQAARLTANTSIPLIQYNNYRLDSLRLNVDSDPGKLDYGLRLAQAAQDTTLKLRRPSVIGNVANNKVFARAAILGDSANRERLALAGTAQALAQPRGEVAYQFEAAPEQIINYENWTAGANNYVRYYPTGAVVASGLNLTNGRSTLALQSQNPAVPSSPLGVTFTNFELAELAKIVQQQDSLVAGQLNGTARIDNLGKPNQAFTADATVKNLVFQKALIGDIAFNATNPSAGRYDVDARLTGGAVGSVGGSGNDVQVRGTYLANSPAPLNLTVDANRLNLKLVEPFSVGQVRNANGYISGQLTVTGAPSAPVVRGTLNTSADAGFIVPQLGSPFRLPNQSLTFDGRGIAFNNFTVLDSASNKAVANGYLLTKDFINYSFDMTATTNNFLAVRSTRENNELFYGRLVLDSETRLTGPVELIKIDTRVTVVEGSNLTVESPAATPTTQERTGIVEFIDVSAPIDTMLARKVALDTTKVNATGYDITAVVTITNRTPFTIVIDPVSGDNLKVRAAGTLNTNIAPDGTITLSGRLDVARGQYHMSLYDLAQRDFILARGSSITWDGDPYNATLDLTAIYKVQAAPAELLAGQGLDDQTANTIARNRLPFNVLLKVTDQLSKPTIGFDITLPENQRGALGGQVDTKLAQLRQPSQTSELSKQVFSLLILGRFVAQNPFQTSSGEGIVATQLRGSASAVLTDQLNNLTDKYLSGLGLDLGVTNQADYSTGEARSRTDLNVAVRRQLLNNRLTVRVGTDINLSGGSGTQATQGQNSASNLAGDVSIEYRVLADGRLRVRVFRQNGYEDIDGQIIRTGAALVFQRDYRDLKELFSKVPKDVKAERRAERKEVKAEKKAEKDSVQQNQPAARADSTRDKSTTGR, encoded by the coding sequence TTGTCCACTTTTCTGCGTCGTGCCCTTTACGGATTGCTGGGGTTAATTGCCTTGGTGCTGCTGCTCGTCATAGCGGTGGTGGTGTTTTTGCAATTCTCTGCGGGGCAAGACTTTGTAGCCAAGCGCGCCGAGAGCTACCTGCGCGGCAAGCTGGGCACGGAGGTGCGCATTGGTAAGTTTCGCACGGACTTTCGTCACGTCATCAACCTCGACGGGGTGTACGTGGAAGACCAAAAGCGCGATACGCTGCTTTCGGTGGGCCACCTGGGTGTCGACGTCGACATCTGGGCCCTGCTGCACAGCCAAGTCAACGTGTCGAACGTGGAGCTGAACGACGGCCGGGTGCGCCTCACCCGCACCGAGCCCGACTCGGTGAACAACTACGACTTCATCATTGCGGCCTTCACCGACCCCACGGCGCCGGTGGACACCACGGCTTCGGGCCTGAAGTACGACATCGGCAAGGCCCGGCTCACCAACATCTACTTCACGCAGAATGACCAGGTGACCGGTTCCGACATTCGGGCCCGCATCGGGGAATTCACGGCCAACATGGACGAGGTAGATGTGGACAACTCCATCTACAAGGTGGATAATGCGGCCCTGCGCCGCTCGGCCATCAGCATTGTGCAGACCAAAACGGCCCCGGAGGTGGAAAGCCCCGGCCCCACCGAGCCGCTCACCCTGCAGTTCGGCCTGAACCGGGCCACGCTCGACAGCGTGCGGTTTGTGTATAAAAACGACCCGGCCGCGCAGTACATCAGCACCACCATCGGCCTGGCCGACGTCACCGCCAAGGACATCGACCTGCAGCGGCAGCGCGTTAACCTGGGCAAGCTCACGCTTAAAAACACCACTTTCGCCTACGCCCAAAATGAGCAGGTGCCGGTGGAAGAGCGAGTGGTGAACCCCGCCGAAGCCGTGCGCAAGCTCGACGAAGCCACCGACAAAGCCAAAGCCGCTACCGGCCAGGCCGCCGCCTCGCCCGGCTGGCGCGTGAACCTCGACCAGTCCGACATCAGCGGCCTGGCCGTCAATTTCGACAACTTCAACGAGCCGAAGCAGCGCACCCGCGTGCCGGCCATGGACTACAACCACCTGCACTTTACGGACCTGGTGCTGAACACGCGCGACCTGCGCTACTCCGAAAACAGCACCACCGGCCGCGTGGAAAACCTGGCCGGCAAAGAGCAAAGCGGCTTTCAGATTGATAAGTGGCGGGCCAACGTGGTGTACGACTCGGTGCAGATTCGCCTCGACAGCCTCGACTTGGTGACGCCGCACACCCGCATCCGGCGCACGCTGGCCATTGGCTACGAAAGCCTGGCCGCGCTGGGCGACACCAAGAACCTGCCGAACCTGAAGATTGAAGGCGACCTGCGCGATGTGCGGCTGGGCTTCCGCGACATTCTGTACCTGGCGCCGGATTTAGCCGGCACGCCGCCTTTCAACACGGGCCCCAACCAGTCGGTGCTGCTGAATGGGCAGATTGCCGGGCGCGTGGGCGACTTCACCGTGCGCAACCTGGAGTTTGTGGGCCTGCGCAACACAGTGCTGAAGGCCCGCCGCGGCCGCATTCAGGGCCTGCCCAATACCGATGCGCGGCTGTATGCCGACCTCGACATTCAGGATTTTCATACCACCGAGGCCGACATTCGCAGCTTGGCGCCGAAGGGCAGCATTCCCAGCAACATCAGCATTCCGCCCTCGCTGGCACTTAGCGGCACCTTCCGCGGCCGGCCCACCACGCTGGCGTTCGACACCAACCTGAAGCTGCGCAGCACCTACGGCGACCTGGCTTTCAGCGGCAACGTGGGCGCGCCGCAGGCCAACGGGCGGCAGCCGCTGGTGGGCACCTTCGCGGTGGGTGGGTTTGACTTTGGCAAGCTGCTCAAAAACCCGCAAATCGGGCGCGTCACGGCCACAGGGCGCATCAATGCCACGGGTAACTTGAAGGACCCCGGCACGCTGGTGGGCCGGGTGCAAAGCACCGTGCAGAGCGCCCGCTACAATGGCTACACCTACCGCGGTGTGGTGGCGACGGTCGACCTCGACCGCAACCGCTACGTCATCAACGCCAACAGCAAGAACGACCCCAACCTGAACCTAGACCTGCAGGCCGTGGTAAATCTGCGAGATGCCCGCAATCCTACTTACGAAGTAACCAGTCTGAACCTGCGCGGCGCTAACCTCACAGCGCTGGGCTTCTACACCGGCGGCGACCTGCGGGTGCAGGGCAACCTTAAAGCCAACCTGCGCGGCTCGGATTTGAACTCGCTGAACGGCACCTTCAGCGGCCAGAAGATTGTGATAGTGCGCGACAACCAGCCTTTCGCGCTCGATTCGCTCAACGGCCGCATCGTGCAGATGGCCACGCGCACCACCGCCGTCATCACCTCCGACATTGCTAACGTGAACCTCGACGGCAACGTGCACCTCGGCGACATTGCCACCGAGCTGCAACAGCACCTTGACCGCTACTTCGACGTGCCTGGCGTGAAGTATGTGCCCAGCGCCGCCGACCGCCATTTCACCTACTCGCTCAAGCTGAAAGACCCCAAGCTGGCCACCAAGCTGGTGCCGGGCCTGAAGAAGATTTCGCCCTTCACGCTGGCCGGCGAATACTCGCGGCAGGCGGCCCGCCTCACGGCCAACACCAGCATTCCCCTCATTCAGTACAACAACTACCGGCTCGATTCGCTGCGGCTGAACGTGGACTCGGACCCCGGCAAGCTGGATTATGGCCTGCGTCTGGCCCAAGCCGCCCAGGACACAACCCTGAAGCTGCGCCGTCCCAGCGTGATTGGCAACGTGGCCAACAACAAGGTATTTGCCCGCGCCGCCATTCTGGGCGACTCGGCCAACCGTGAGCGGCTGGCGCTGGCCGGCACCGCGCAAGCGCTGGCCCAGCCGCGCGGCGAAGTGGCCTACCAGTTCGAGGCCGCGCCCGAGCAGATTATCAACTATGAAAACTGGACGGCGGGCGCCAACAACTACGTGCGCTACTACCCCACCGGCGCCGTGGTGGCCAGCGGCCTCAACCTGACCAATGGCCGCAGCACGCTGGCCCTGCAAAGCCAGAACCCCGCGGTGCCTAGCTCGCCGCTGGGCGTCACGTTTACCAATTTCGAGCTGGCCGAGCTGGCCAAGATTGTGCAGCAGCAGGATTCGCTGGTGGCCGGGCAGCTGAATGGCACGGCCCGCATCGACAACCTAGGCAAGCCCAATCAGGCCTTCACGGCCGATGCCACCGTCAAGAACCTGGTGTTCCAGAAGGCGCTTATCGGCGACATCGCCTTCAACGCCACCAACCCCAGCGCGGGCCGCTACGACGTGGATGCCCGCCTGACCGGCGGCGCCGTGGGCAGCGTGGGCGGCAGCGGCAACGACGTGCAGGTGCGCGGCACCTACCTCGCCAACAGCCCCGCTCCGCTGAACCTAACCGTGGACGCCAACCGCCTCAACCTGAAACTGGTGGAGCCTTTCTCGGTGGGCCAGGTGCGCAATGCCAACGGCTACATCAGCGGGCAGCTCACGGTGACGGGCGCGCCCTCGGCGCCGGTGGTGCGCGGCACGCTCAACACCTCGGCCGATGCCGGCTTCATTGTGCCGCAGCTGGGCTCGCCGTTCCGGCTGCCCAATCAGTCGCTCACGTTCGATGGCCGCGGCATTGCCTTCAACAACTTCACGGTGCTCGATTCGGCCTCGAACAAGGCCGTGGCAAATGGCTACCTGCTCACGAAGGACTTCATCAACTATTCCTTCGACATGACGGCCACGACCAACAATTTCCTGGCCGTGCGCAGCACCCGCGAAAACAACGAACTGTTCTACGGCCGGCTGGTGCTCGACTCGGAAACGCGCCTGACGGGGCCCGTGGAGCTTATCAAGATTGACACCCGCGTGACCGTGGTGGAAGGCTCGAACCTGACGGTGGAGTCGCCGGCGGCCACGCCTACCACGCAGGAGCGCACCGGCATTGTGGAGTTCATTGACGTGAGTGCGCCCATCGACACCATGCTGGCCCGCAAGGTGGCCCTCGATACCACCAAGGTGAACGCCACGGGCTACGACATCACGGCCGTGGTGACCATCACCAACCGCACGCCGTTCACCATCGTCATCGACCCGGTTAGTGGCGACAACCTGAAGGTGCGAGCCGCCGGCACGCTCAACACCAACATTGCCCCCGACGGCACCATCACGCTGAGCGGCCGGCTCGACGTGGCCCGTGGCCAGTATCACATGTCGCTCTACGACCTGGCCCAGCGCGATTTCATCCTGGCCCGCGGCTCGTCCATCACCTGGGACGGCGACCCCTACAACGCCACCCTCGACCTCACGGCCATCTATAAAGTGCAGGCCGCTCCGGCCGAGCTGCTGGCCGGCCAGGGCCTCGACGACCAGACGGCCAACACCATTGCCCGCAACCGCCTACCCTTCAACGTGCTGCTGAAGGTGACCGACCAGCTCAGCAAGCCCACCATCGGCTTCGACATCACGCTGCCCGAAAATCAGCGCGGAGCCCTGGGCGGGCAGGTGGATACTAAGCTGGCCCAGCTGCGCCAGCCCAGCCAGACGTCGGAGCTCAGCAAGCAGGTGTTTTCGCTGCTGATTCTGGGTCGCTTTGTGGCCCAAAACCCCTTCCAGACCAGCAGCGGCGAGGGCATTGTGGCCACGCAGCTGCGGGGCAGCGCCAGCGCCGTGCTCACCGACCAGCTCAACAACCTGACCGATAAATACCTCTCCGGCCTGGGCCTGGACCTGGGCGTGACCAACCAAGCCGACTACAGCACCGGCGAAGCCCGAAGCCGCACCGACCTGAACGTGGCTGTGCGTCGCCAGCTGCTCAACAACCGCCTGACCGTGCGCGTGGGCACCGACATCAACCTGAGCGGCGGCTCGGGCACGCAGGCCACGCAAGGCCAGAACAGCGCCAGCAACCTGGCCGGCGACGTGAGCATTGAGTACCGGGTGCTGGCCGACGGCCGCCTGCGGGTGCGCGTGTTCCGCCAAAACGGCTATGAAGACATCGACGGGCAGATTATTCGGACGGGCGCGGCCCTGGTGTTCCAGCGCGACTACCGCGACCTGAAGGAGCTGTTCTCGAAGGTGCCCAAAGACGTGAAAGCTGAGCGCCGCGCCGAGCGCAAGGAAGTGAAAGCCGAGAAAAAAGCCGAAAAAGACTCCGTGCAGCAAAACCAGCCCGCGGCGCGGGCTGACTCCACGCGTGACAAGTCCACCACCGGACGCTAA